In Equus asinus isolate D_3611 breed Donkey chromosome 13, EquAss-T2T_v2, whole genome shotgun sequence, one DNA window encodes the following:
- the GHDC gene encoding GH3 domain-containing protein produces the protein MLLFLLLCLLLLLLLLLPPPLAMLRQQQPQDARLSWLASLQYRVAWRALFWAAAWQQQRLEQSTLHVGRSQEQALSWCLQRAQGPCCPLRASTDLSDFRNHLPLTKASQVQEEESGGQLPPPTSKQYHGEASLQATLLGLAALNNAYPEVLAPGGTARVTPTSPWPRPLPWPWHALGHVSPRGAKDPGALLLAALRSPGLRALEAGTAVELLDVFLGLEANGEELAEAIAAGNPGAPLPRRAAELREALQQGPRGLALRLWPKLQVVVTLDAGGQAEAVAALEALWCQGLAFFSPAYAASGGLVGLNLWPEQPRGLYLLPPGAPFTELLPVKEGAQEEAASTVLLAEAQEGKEYELVLTDHTSLSRCRLGDVVRVVGTHNQCPVVRFIYRLGQTLSVRGEDIGEDMFSEALGRAVGQWPGAKLLDHGCVENSILDSSKGSAPHYEVFVELRGLRNLSEENRDKLDRCLQEASPHYKSLRFRGSVGPARVHLVGQGAFRALRAALAACPSSPFPPEMPRVLRHRHLAQLLQKRVVS, from the exons ATGCTGCTGTTCTTGTTGCTgtgcctgctgctgctgctgctgctgctgctgccgccgccacTGGCCATGCTCCggcagcagcagccccaggaTGCCAGGCTGTCCTGGCTTGCCAGCCTCCAGTACCGTGTGGCATGGAGGGCCCTGTTCTGGGCAGCTGCCTGGCAGCAGCAGAGACTGGAGCAGAGCACACTGCACGTGGGCCGGAGCCAGGAGCAGGCCCTGAGCTGGTGTCTGCAGAGAGCCCAGGGTCCCTGCTGTCCCCTCAGGGCGAGCACAG ATTTGAGCGACTTCCGGAATCATCTCCCTCTGACCAAGGCCAGCCAGGTCCAGGAGGAAGAAAGTGGGGGGCAGCTCCCACCCCCTACCTCAAAACAGTACCATGGGGAGGCCTCTCTGCAG GCCACCTTGCTGGGTCTGGCAGCCCTGAATAATGCCTACCCAGAAGTGCTGGCTCCAGGAGGCACGGCTCGCGTGACCCCTACCtccccctggccccgccccctcccctggccTTGGCATGCCCTGGGCCATGTTAGCCCCCGTGGAGCCAAGGACCCTGGGGCCCTGCTGCTGGCAGCACTGAGGTCCCCAGGGCTGCGGGCACTGGAAGCGGGGACAGCAGTTGAACTCCTGGACGTCTTCTTGGGCCTGGAGGCCAATGGCGAAGAGCTGGCTGAGGCCATAGCTGCCGGGAACCCAGGAGCGCCTCTCCCGAGACGGGCAGCAGAGCTGCGGGAGGCTCTACAGCAGGGACCCCGAGGACTGGCCCTTCGGCTCTGGCCAAAGCTGCAGGTGGTGGTGACTCTGGACGCAGGAGGCCAGGCGGAGGCGGTGGCTGCCCTGGAGGCCTTGTGGTGCCAAGGGCTAGCCTTCTTCTCACCTGCTTATGCTGCCTCTGGAG GGCTGGTGGGCCTGAACCTGTGGCCAGAGCAGCCCCGCGGGCTCTACCTCCTGCCCCCTGGAGCTCCCTTTACTGAGCTGCTGCCAGTCAAGGAAGGAGCTCAGGAAGAGGCTGCCTCCACGGTCCTGCTGGCTGAGGCCCAGGAGGGCAAGGAGTACGAGCTGGTGCTGACTGATCACACCAGCCTTTCCAG GTGCCGCCTGGGTGATGTGGTGCGGGTGGTTGGTACCCACAATCAGTGTCCAGTCGTCAGGTTCATCTACAG gctgggccagACGCTGAGTGTGCGAGGAGAAGACATCGGTGAGGACATGTTCTCTGAGGCCTTGGGCCGggcagtggggcagtggccaggggCCAAGCTGTTGGACCATGGCTGTGTGGAGAACAGCATTCTGG ATTCCTCCAAGGGCTCCGCTCCTCACTACGAGGTGTTTGTGGAGCTGAGGGGACTGAGGAACCTGTCGGAGGAAAATCGAGACAAG CTTGACCGCTGCCTTCAGGAAGCCTCTCCCCACTACAAGTCCCTGCGGTTCCGGGGCAGCGTGGGCCCTGCCAGAGTCCACCTGGTGGGGCAGGGGGCCTTCAGAGCCCTTCGAGCAGCCCTtgctgcctgcccctcctccccgtTCCCTCCTGAGATGCCCCGGGTCCTCAGGCACCGGCACCTGGCCCAGCTCTTACAGAAGAGGGTGGTGTCCTGA
- the HCRT gene encoding hypocretin neuropeptide precursor isoform X2: MNPPSTKVPWAAITLLLLLLLPPALLSPGAAAQPLPDCCRQKTCSCRLYELLHGAGNHAAGILTLGKRRPGPPGLHGRLQRLLQASGNHAAGILTMGRRAGVEPAPRPCTGRRCPASATSSVAPEGRSGV, encoded by the exons ATGAACCCTCCCTCTACGAAG GTGCCCTGGGCCGCCATAacgctcctgctgctgctgttgctgccgCCCGCGCTGCTGTCACCCGGGGCGGCCGCGCAGCCCCTGCCCGACTGCTGCCGCCAGAAGACGTGCTCCTGCCGCCTCTACGAGCTGCTGCACGGCGCGGGCAATCACGCGGCCGGCATCCTCACGCTGGGCAAGCGGCGGCCGGGGCCCCCGGGCCTCCACGGCCGGCTGCAGCGCCTCCTGCAGGCCAGCGGCAACCACGCGGCCGGCATCCTGACCATGGGCCGCCGCGCAGGCGTAGAGCCAGCGCCGCGACCCTGCACCGGGCGCCGTTGTCCCGCCTCGGCCACCTCGTCTGTCGCGCCTGAGGGGCGGTCCGGGGTCTAA
- the HCRT gene encoding hypocretin neuropeptide precursor isoform X1: MTARILPVLGLHVFARCGEGTNEGVCSPEGTDWRRRQTHTSLFSGGVVPWAAITLLLLLLLPPALLSPGAAAQPLPDCCRQKTCSCRLYELLHGAGNHAAGILTLGKRRPGPPGLHGRLQRLLQASGNHAAGILTMGRRAGVEPAPRPCTGRRCPASATSSVAPEGRSGV; this comes from the exons ATGACAGCTCGGATCCTGCCAGTCCTTGGTTTGCACGTGTTTGCCCGCTGTGGGGAGGGGACGAACGAGGGCGTCTGTTCTCCTGAGGGTACAGACTGGCGGCGCAGACAGACTCACACAAGCCTGTTTTCGGGTGGAGTG GTGCCCTGGGCCGCCATAacgctcctgctgctgctgttgctgccgCCCGCGCTGCTGTCACCCGGGGCGGCCGCGCAGCCCCTGCCCGACTGCTGCCGCCAGAAGACGTGCTCCTGCCGCCTCTACGAGCTGCTGCACGGCGCGGGCAATCACGCGGCCGGCATCCTCACGCTGGGCAAGCGGCGGCCGGGGCCCCCGGGCCTCCACGGCCGGCTGCAGCGCCTCCTGCAGGCCAGCGGCAACCACGCGGCCGGCATCCTGACCATGGGCCGCCGCGCAGGCGTAGAGCCAGCGCCGCGACCCTGCACCGGGCGCCGTTGTCCCGCCTCGGCCACCTCGTCTGTCGCGCCTGAGGGGCGGTCCGGGGTCTAA